Genomic window (Lutra lutra chromosome 6, mLutLut1.2, whole genome shotgun sequence):
CATTTGAAAGACATCTGGTTGTAATAATTAACACCAATTTATCTGACCTTTTTACCTGTGAATGACCAGAGAAAACTCTTTGTATCTGCCCACCCATCCAAGTCTCTCACTCACTGCCAGATACACCTTACCGGGTCCAGGCATTTTTTACCCACTACCCCCATCTTCAAAAATTTTAGGCAAAagcaaagccaggatttaaagtttcttttttatttgaaatctcatccagaaacactggtttttaataaatatatcatagttatcaagaatatataaaaaataaagacaggtaTTGTCTTTGAGGCCCTAACAAAATATTTCAAGCAAatgttcaggaaaataaaaacggCACCCCTCCCCAAACCACGATAACTTTTCAAAGCTGATGATAGAGAGAGCTGACCCCGCATGCAGAATCACTGAGCAAGTGGGGGATGGGGCAAGCTAGTAGAGGGAGCCCAGGCTCTGGTGATAGCTGGCCCCTAGGACAGCCTAGGAATGGAGTTTGGGAATGGAGTTCTaaggggatggggctggggggaagAAGCGCCTGTGCGTGAGTTTGGGTCTTTGCACTCTGCCCCCCTCTTTTCATTTCAAACAACCACAGACAGATATATGGATACTTGGGAGAATTCGCTAATAAATCCTTGTTACAAGGAAAATGGCCTCGTGGCCTGCACAACATGTTTAGATAAGATTCATTTAGAAGCGTGCATGCATTCTTTTGACCTACACTGCGTCTTAAGGAAAACCCACATAAGAGATGTCATGCCCTGGACCGGAGTTGAGATTCAAAACTTGGGTCTTGATCAATCtctctcgcgcgctctctctctctctctctcactcattgtCTCTAGTAAAACAACTGTGGAGAGGACAGCGACAGTCGTAATTGCATCCATCTCaaggaaatatttacatttgttttgcaAAAAAGGGATGTTGTCTTTTCCAAGGGGAGAACGCAGAGCCAGAGAAAACCAACTCTAAAGTCCCTTCGCAAGTTTTTAACCACACCGATCCCGTCTTTATACAACAAATGCAGTTTTGACAAGAGCATATGTAAGTGAGAAATACTGGCGCGGCATGGGGAAAAGAAGCATGCATGCAAAACACACGACGTCTGATTCCAGTCCCCCTTCGTTACCACCTAGAAATTGCAGTTTGGTTTTGGTCCTTTCCCTCTGGGGGTCTAGTGGGGTCTGAGATCTCTCACACGGCGTGGGAGGCTTCAGGACCCCACGCTCACCCTCCCGCCAGCCGAGTGCTCAgcccccctcttcctcctggccCAGCACCGCGGTCCCTCCCGCCTCTCTCCCCTCAGCCTCGGCAGCCGGTCGGTCCGCCGCTCACTTGAGCAAGTCCTTGGACTCGGCCGACAGCCGAGCCATGTTGGCGGTGGAGAGAGCCGAAAGGTGGGGCGGCGGCGGCATCTGGCAGATGGTGCAGGGGCAGGGCAGCCCGGCCCAGTGCTGGAAGCCGCTGCCCAGCTGCAGCGCGGGCGGTGTGGAGGGCGCCTTGAGCAGCGAGTGGGGAGGTCGAATAGTGCCGATGGCCGGCAGCGAGGCGGCGGACAGCGGGGACGAAGCGTTGCCGGATGAGAGCGCGCCGCCCAGGATGGGGTGCACAGCGTGCACGGCGTTGGCGGCGTGTGCTGGGTGGCCTGCGGAGTGTCCCACGGTCCCGCAGTGGAAGGCAGAGTGGTGGCCCCCGTAGATCTCGCCAACCAACCTCTTCATCTCCTCCAGGGAGCTGGTGAGCATGAGGATGTAGTTTCTGGCCAGCAGGAGAGTGGCGATCTTGGAGAGCTTGCGCACCGAGGGCCCGTGCGCGTAGGGCATGACCTCGCGCAGCCCGTCCATGGCTAGGTTTAGGTCGTGCATCCTCTTGCGCTCGCGGCCGTTGATCTTCAGCCTTAACTGCTGTAGGTCCTGCTCCGACAGCTGCTTCTTGATTTTGTACTTGCTGCTCTCGCCCGTGGCCTTGGCGCCGGCCCGCGAGAGGCTTTCCCCAGGCATCTTTTGCACCATGTCGCCCTGCGTGGAAGAGACCGAGTTGAGACGGCTCtcctggtggtggtggcggcggtgGTGGTGTTCCCTCAGATACATCTCATCCATGTCCGGCGATGAAGCTCTGCTGGAGACAGAGCTCGAATCAGAATTCATTTTATTACGGGGGATGCGGCCTTACCGTGGGGAGGATTTAGgtggaaaattaaagaaaatcttgaatTTAGAAAAATCTGCACCGCCCAGCGACCCACTTCTCAGCGGCAAGATGTGAGAAGAAAAGCTGAGGCGCTGctttcccccccccaccccgcctttctccctccccactcccttctctcGGTTCGGCTGTTTCTTGGACAGCGGGTTGGTGTGTGCTTGGACTAACCTCACGCTGAAAAAGAGGGGCTTTTATAGAGCCGCGCcggagaaaagagacaaaaggaacCCTCCTATCTATCCTGGGCTGGTTAGGATGACGTGCCATCATTCAGGGCGGTGCGCTTTGCTGTCCCATTTAGCAAGGATTCCTATTCATATTCATTGTGGGGCCGCCCTGGGACACCTCTGCTCAGAACCGCTAGGAGCCCCAAGGCACAAAACCCTCTGATTGACACACTCACTGCTCCAGCTCGctccttcctgattttttttttttaactttactccccctccccttcaattTCCCCAACCAAGTCACACCTAAGGAACCGCGGACCGGAAGGAAAGGGGGCCCGGCTGTTGTCGAGATTCCTCTGGGTttggagagaggaatggaaaccttctcttttcttcatagCAACTCCCAAGTTTTGGGAAATGTGAGCAAAAAAAGTCCTATGGAACTGTTTGCAGAATAGAGATGAGGTTGGAGGGCAGGTTCCACGCGCATGGTGGGGGGTGTTGGTGGGAAAGAGGGGGGGGGGCTGCGTGTCAGTGTGCACTGTCTGAACTGGTTTGCGTTAGATTTCTTTTCCTAATCCCTGACATtgtgttcattttgtttattgggacGTTCTGGTGTGGTTTCAATGGGTTGTCCATATCTGGTGAAGGGTTTGCCTCTGACACGGTTGTGGGatgggtctgttttttttttgtttgcttgcttgttttggtCCTCTCGTTTAAATAAACAGATACTGAAAGAATTTGCTTTGCACAATTCTCTAACGTCTTAGACCTGGATCTGAGTTGGGGTTGGTGGGGGcgagaacaaaaccaaaaaatccaacCCTGGCATTCGGACAAGAGCAACtcgagaaggggaggggaggaaaaggagctgaggggacagggagagactGGAAAGGTTCCCAAGAACCCCAGAGAGATTCCTCCTGTTGGGGCTACCCCGTAACCTCCAAACCTTGGCGCTCCCAGAAACTGCTGGGGCAGTCCCTGCTACTAGCTCCGCCTGTGGCCTCCGGccactgtgggggggggggcatctgcAGCTTGGTACCACCAGCTGGAGCGTGTAGGTCCACGGGGTGAGGCCGCCCCACTCCGGTGGGCCGGGAAAGTGGGCGCTTGGGGTCGAATAAGAAACGACATCTGTgtgcgtggtgtgtgtgtgtgtgttcctcagCGAAAGGATCTGGAAAGCCCCTTAGGCGTGTGCTCGTGGGCACTGCGATCAATTGCACCGTGGATTCTGGGGATAAAGGAGGCCTGGAGTTTGGAACCTTTGGTTCCAATACGGAGGTGGGCACGGATCTTTCTTCCCCCTTGCTGTGTTTTTGTCAATCGCGACTGACTAAGCAGTGTGAGGGGCGGGAAAGGCAGAACTCTCCGGGAGCCCCTGGTGGCCTCTAGAAGAGCCTGGGCACAGCCACGCTCTGGGCTCGGAGGGAGCAGAGACAGATGCTAGGATGTGGCTGAGGGGATGGAAAGTGTGAAAC
Coding sequences:
- the OLIG3 gene encoding oligodendrocyte transcription factor 3, producing MNSDSSSVSSRASSPDMDEMYLREHHHRRHHHQESRLNSVSSTQGDMVQKMPGESLSRAGAKATGESSKYKIKKQLSEQDLQQLRLKINGRERKRMHDLNLAMDGLREVMPYAHGPSVRKLSKIATLLLARNYILMLTSSLEEMKRLVGEIYGGHHSAFHCGTVGHSAGHPAHAANAVHAVHPILGGALSSGNASSPLSAASLPAIGTIRPPHSLLKAPSTPPALQLGSGFQHWAGLPCPCTICQMPPPPHLSALSTANMARLSAESKDLLK